GACCGGCGTCGAGGAGGGCGGGCGCACAGGCCTGACCGCGCTCGTCGTCGCGCTGCTGTTCGTCGCCTCGCTCGCGGTGATCCCCGTTGTCGCCGCCATCCCCGAGTACGCCTCCTTCATCGCGCTGATCGTCGTCGGCGTGATGATGCTGCAGGGCCTCGTCGAGGTCGACTGGTCGAACCCGGCGTGGGCGGTCTCCGCGGGCCTGACGGTCACCGTGATGCCGTTCGCCTACTCCATCGCCGACGGATTGGCCGCCGGTATCATCGCCTACCCTCTCATCAAACTCGCCATCGGCGAGTACGACGACGTCGCACTCGGTCAGTACGTCATCGCGGCGCTGCTCGTCGTCTACTACGTCCTGCAGACGCGCGGCGTCATCCTCTGATCGGGGGCGACGCCGGAACGCCGTTTAAACTGGGGCGGAACGTCATTGAAATCAGAGCGGATCGGCTTTTAACCCAAGACGGAACGAGCTTATAAACCAGAGACAGCGCCCGTGCGCGACGCGCGCATGGCCCACCGCACTTCTTTACCCGTCTGTCCCGTACTCCACACCGATGACGGATCTGACGCTCTACGAACTGGAAGGCTGTCCGTACTGCGCGAAGGTCAAGACCGTGCTCGGCGACCTGGACCTCGACTACGAGTCGGTGATGGTCCCACGCTCGCACGGCGAGCGCACCGAGGTCGAAGCGATCAGCGGGCAGACAGGCGTCCCCGTCCTCGTCGACGAGGCGAACGGGATCGAGGGGATGGCCGAGAGCGACGACATCGTCGAGTACCTCGAAGAGACGTACGGCGACGCGAGTTAACTCGGCTCGCGCGCAACGCGGCAACGAAGCAACACAGCAACGCGACGACCCGATCCCGCGGCCGACCCGCCGCCGGCCGATCGGGAGACTATTTATCCGACGGCTGCCACGCTCCCAGCGTGCGACTCATCCACCGACGCGCTCCGTCCGCCGACGAACCGGCCGACGGCGCGTCGTCAGCCCGCGAGCCCGCCGTCACGTCGACGACGCTCGCCAGCGACGTCGACGTGGCGCGGTCGGCGCTCGAACAGGGCCGCGGCCTGATGTTCCGGCGGTCGATCCCCGACGACTACGCGCTCGTCTTCCCCTTCGACGCCCCGGACACCCAGTGGCTCCACATGCTGTTCGTCCCGTTCGCGATCGACGCGCTGTGGCTCGTCGACGGCGAGGTGACGCGGACGAAGCGGCTCGCCCCGTTCGTCGGCTTGGGCCGCGGCCGCGCCGACACGGTGGTCGAGCTCCCCGCCGGCGCTGCCGACGCGGTCGCCGTCGGCGACGAGATTCGACTCGTCGACTGACGCGGGGCGGCGGGCCGCCTCACCCGTCGTCCGGGGTTCGAAACTCCATCTCGATCCGCGTGCCGCCGGTCGACGCTGAGCTGATGTCGAACGAGCCGCCGCCCGCCGTGACGATCCAGTTGACGTACCAGAGGCCGAGCCCGCTCGCGTGTTCCAACGGGGTCTCCTCGCCGGTGAGGACCGACCGCTCGGCCGGCGGAATTCCCGGCCCGTCGTCGGTGACGACCAGCGACGTCCACGACTCGCTCGGCAGCTCGGCGGCCGTGATCTCGACGTGCGGGGTCTCCGTCTCGCTGTGCCGGATCGCGTTCTCGACGAGCTCTGCGATCGCCTCGGCGAGGTACCCGATTGCCGACACCGTGATCCCGTCGGGCACGTCGACCTCGATTTCGGCCTCGTCGTACAGGTCCTCCGGGAGCGAGAAGAGCGCCTCCTCGACCGCCTCGGCGAGGTCGACGCGGCCGGGAGTCGGTCGGTCGGCGAGCAGTCGCTCGACGCGCCGCGAGGTCTCGCCGACGCGGAGCAGGCGCTCGGCGGTGCGGACGACGCGCTCTAACTCGGCCGCAAGCTCCGGGTCGTCGACGGCCTCTCTCGCCCGCTCCGTGAACCCGGTCACCACGTTGAGATCGTTCCGGAAGTTGTGGCGCAACACCCGCGTCAGCACGGCGAGCCGCTCCTCGCGGATCGACGCCTCCGTGAGGTCCTCGCCGACACCGATCGCGCCCACGACCTCGCCGCCGTCGACGATCGGTCCGACGACGAGGCGATACGGGGTGCGCTCGCCGGACCGGGTGACCAGCGTCGCCTCGCACTCGGCGGGCACCTGATCGCGGTACACGCGGGTGAGCGCCTCCGAGACGGCGTCGCGCGTCTCGTCGTCGAAGAGCGCCGTCACGTCGGTCCCCGACAGCGACTCGCCGTCGCGGCCGGTGTCGTCGGCGAGGCGGGCGTTCCAGCGTGCGACCGTTCCGTCAGCGCGACACTGGAACAGCGCGGCCGGCACCGTCGAGGCCATCGTGTCGACGACGCGCCGCTGCGACCGGAGCCGTTCTTCGGCGGTCACCCGGTCGGTCACGTCGGTCAGCCCGACGAGCAGCCACTCCTCGTCCGCGATCGTCGTCCGCGTGACGGAAAGCGACAGGCGGCGTCGCTGGCGGGGCCCGCCCGTCTCCCACTCGAACTCGGTGACGCCCGCGTCCGCCTCGTCGACGACGGCGGCGACGGGCCGGCCGTCGACCGTCTCGCCGGACTCGGCGAGGTCGGTGAGCCCCATCAGGGTGAGCGTCCCGCGGTCCTGGCCGAGCAACTCGGCCGCCGGCGCGTTCACGGCTCGGATCGCGTGTCCCGCCGGATCGCAGGCCAGCGTCGGGGTCGGGACCGCGTCTACGAACGCCCGCACCACGTCTGGTGTCGTCTCGCCGTCACGATCCATCTTGTACCCCGGCCGACGGACTCGGGACATATAAACAGCGAGGACTGTTCGCCACGAGACAGATTAGTCGGCGTTCGCCTGCCAGTCGCGAACCGTGTCGGGGCCGACGCCGTCGATGTCGGCGGCCAGGTCGTCTGGGTCCACCGATTTGAGCGTGTCGACGCCGTCGACGCCGGCATCTTTCAGCTTCTCCGCGGTCTTCTCGCCGATGCCGTCGACGGTCTCTAACTCCGACCCCGCCTGCCGGGCGCTGAACTCGCGGTAGTTGCAGATCGGGCAGCCCAGTTCCCACGGCTCGTCGCCGGAGTGGACCCGGAGGTGCGGGAGGCCGTGCTCCTCGCAGGTCTCGTCGGTGACCTCTATCTCGCCGCGGCGGGGGAGCGGCAGCGAGTAGTCGCAGTCGGGGTAGCGCGTACAGCCGACGAGCCGGGAGCCGGAGCGGAGGCGCTTGATAGCCAACTCCCCCCCGTGCTCTTCTCCGCAGTCGGGACACGCACCGATCACCTCGTCTTCCTTCTCGTCGGCCTCGTCGGCCTTGCACTGCGGGCACCCGTGGACGAACGTCTTCCGGCCCGCGAGCATCTTCACGTGGCCGAGATCGTGGTCCTCGCAGGTCTCGTCCAAGATGAGCGGCTTCCCCGTCGAGGGGAGCGGGAGGGTGTACTCGCAGTCGGGGTAGCCGTCACAGCCGACGAAGTACGACCCCTGTCGCGACTTCCGGACGAGCAGGTCCTCGCCGCATTCGGGGCAGGGACCGAGCGTCTTGTCCGCCTTCATCGACTTCTGGAGGTGGTCGCCGACGGCCTCGCGGGACTCGGTGAGATCCTCGAACACGCGGTCGAGGAGTTCGCGCGAGGCAGCCGTCACCTCGTCGTACCCCTTCTCACCGGCCGCGATAGACTGCATGTCGCGTTCGAGCTGGGCGGTCATCTCCTCGCTGACGATGTGCTCGGCGAACTCCTCGGCGGCCTCCACGACCGCCTCCGCGAGACGAGTCGGGCGCGGCGGGTCACTCTCGATGTAGTTGCGATCGTACAGCTTTTCGAGGGTGCGGTGGCGAGTCGCCTTCGTGCCGACCCCGCGCTTCTCCATCTCCTCGATGAGCCGGGACTGGCCGTATCTGCGCGGCGGTTGGGTCTCCTTGGCGTCCGTCTGCCGGTCGGTGAGCGCGAGCGTCTCGCCGACTTCCACGTCCGGAACGATCCGCTCGTCGCTGGAGCGGTACGGATACACGTCGTGGTACCCCGCCTCCAGGAGGCGCTTCCCGTTGGCCTTCAGCCGGAGCCCGCCGTCGGCGGCGAGGTCCCCGGCACCGCTCGCCTCGTCCGGATCGCGAAGGGCGGCGACCCCGTCCGCGCGTCGGGCGATCTCGGTCGCCTCGCCGTTGGCGAGCGCGACGACGCGGAGCCGTTCCCACGTCGCGGGCTCGGCGCAGGT
This genomic window from Halorubrum sp. PV6 contains:
- a CDS encoding ATP-binding protein, producing the protein MDRDGETTPDVVRAFVDAVPTPTLACDPAGHAIRAVNAPAAELLGQDRGTLTLMGLTDLAESGETVDGRPVAAVVDEADAGVTEFEWETGGPRQRRRLSLSVTRTTIADEEWLLVGLTDVTDRVTAEERLRSQRRVVDTMASTVPAALFQCRADGTVARWNARLADDTGRDGESLSGTDVTALFDDETRDAVSEALTRVYRDQVPAECEATLVTRSGERTPYRLVVGPIVDGGEVVGAIGVGEDLTEASIREERLAVLTRVLRHNFRNDLNVVTGFTERAREAVDDPELAAELERVVRTAERLLRVGETSRRVERLLADRPTPGRVDLAEAVEEALFSLPEDLYDEAEIEVDVPDGITVSAIGYLAEAIAELVENAIRHSETETPHVEITAAELPSESWTSLVVTDDGPGIPPAERSVLTGEETPLEHASGLGLWYVNWIVTAGGGSFDISSASTGGTRIEMEFRTPDDG
- a CDS encoding DNA topoisomerase; its protein translation is MSRGPELIITEKDNAARRIADILSGESATAERENDVNVYKWGGKRCIGLSGHVVGVDFPAEYNDWRDVEPVELIDAPVTKSPTQEGIVRALRKLARNASRVVIATDYDREGELIGKEAYELVREVNEDAPVDRVRFSSITENEVTEAFANPDELDFDLAAAGEARQVIDLTWGAALTRFLSLSARQLGDDFISVGRVQGPTLKLIVDREREIQAFDPEAYWELSGSLTKSGGDPFEAQYFYLNDEGNEAQRVWDGEVSEVLTEALGAADEAIVDDVRRRTRTDEPPTPFNTTAFIRAAGSLGYSAQRAMSLAEDLYTAGYVTYPRTDNTVYPEDLEPRELIEELSAASAFGDDAKQLLDQDEIAPTEGDKQTTDHPPIHPTGELPSASDLSEDEWEVYELVVRRFFATCAEPATWERLRVVALANGEATEIARRADGVAALRDPDEASGAGDLAADGGLRLKANGKRLLEAGYHDVYPYRSSDERIVPDVEVGETLALTDRQTDAKETQPPRRYGQSRLIEEMEKRGVGTKATRHRTLEKLYDRNYIESDPPRPTRLAEAVVEAAEEFAEHIVSEEMTAQLERDMQSIAAGEKGYDEVTAASRELLDRVFEDLTESREAVGDHLQKSMKADKTLGPCPECGEDLLVRKSRQGSYFVGCDGYPDCEYTLPLPSTGKPLILDETCEDHDLGHVKMLAGRKTFVHGCPQCKADEADEKEDEVIGACPDCGEEHGGELAIKRLRSGSRLVGCTRYPDCDYSLPLPRRGEIEVTDETCEEHGLPHLRVHSGDEPWELGCPICNYREFSARQAGSELETVDGIGEKTAEKLKDAGVDGVDTLKSVDPDDLAADIDGVGPDTVRDWQANAD
- a CDS encoding DUF192 domain-containing protein; translation: MRLIHRRAPSADEPADGASSAREPAVTSTTLASDVDVARSALEQGRGLMFRRSIPDDYALVFPFDAPDTQWLHMLFVPFAIDALWLVDGEVTRTKRLAPFVGLGRGRADTVVELPAGAADAVAVGDEIRLVD
- a CDS encoding glutathione S-transferase N-terminal domain-containing protein, with the translated sequence MTDLTLYELEGCPYCAKVKTVLGDLDLDYESVMVPRSHGERTEVEAISGQTGVPVLVDEANGIEGMAESDDIVEYLEETYGDAS